Proteins co-encoded in one Metabacillus sp. KUDC1714 genomic window:
- a CDS encoding response regulator transcription factor — protein MKNLGSILLVEDDKEIARIVCDHLRKVGYHITWASTGKEGWEDFKQDSYDLILVDLMLPEMDGFTLCKTIRLESDIPLLIVSARHEDESKIRGLELGADDYLTKPFSLEELSARISSHLRRYHRYLNRPEEEKSTKYEHGLRIDFSKQICYLNDEPLLLTSKELDLLLLLAKNPFQTFSKSELYEHIWQQEDVDGNNTVTVHIKSVRSKLNDGSRSAKFIQTVWGVGYRFIGEVLI, from the coding sequence ATGAAAAATCTTGGTTCGATATTATTAGTCGAGGATGATAAAGAAATTGCCAGAATTGTTTGTGATCATTTAAGAAAAGTAGGGTATCACATTACTTGGGCTTCTACTGGTAAGGAAGGATGGGAGGATTTTAAACAGGATAGTTATGATCTTATTTTGGTAGATCTAATGTTGCCAGAAATGGATGGCTTTACGCTTTGCAAAACAATTCGCCTTGAAAGTGATATACCTTTATTAATTGTAAGTGCAAGACATGAAGATGAAAGCAAAATTCGCGGACTAGAGTTAGGTGCGGATGATTATTTAACAAAACCGTTTAGTCTGGAGGAGCTTAGTGCAAGAATTAGCTCTCATTTGAGAAGATATCACCGGTATTTAAATAGACCGGAGGAAGAAAAAAGTACGAAATATGAACATGGTCTTAGAATTGATTTTTCAAAACAAATTTGTTACTTAAATGATGAACCTCTTTTGCTCACATCAAAGGAATTGGATTTGCTATTATTGCTAGCGAAAAATCCTTTTCAAACCTTTTCAAAATCAGAGCTTTACGAGCATATTTGGCAACAAGAAGATGTTGATGGGAACAATACTGTGACAGTGCACATAAAAAGTGTAAGATCAAAATTAAATGATGGATCTCGCTCTGCAAAGTTTATTCAAACAGTATGGGGAGTTGGCTATCGATTTATAGGTGAAGTACTAATATGA